The following proteins are encoded in a genomic region of Synechococcus sp. CBW1002:
- a CDS encoding TIGR04283 family arsenosugar biosynthesis glycosyltransferase has protein sequence MPGLEAVPLGSVTISSRLDNGPVQDPRLKPSLSVIIPLLNEARAARQFGAAWQAMAASGAEVLLVDGGSEDGTLVLIQQLGLQVVAAERGRGRQLQAGAERSSGEILLFLHADTQLPADGLELVRRSLQGPRCWGRFDVRIDGQQRMLAVVAWAMNLRSRLSGIATGDQAMFMTREAYRQSGGFRPQPLMEDVDLSARLKVLAPPVCLKARVTTSGRRWERNGVVRTILLMWSLRLAYRVGVPASTLARLYR, from the coding sequence GTGCCCGGACTTGAAGCCGTCCCCCTCGGCAGCGTGACGATCAGCAGCCGCCTCGACAACGGTCCGGTCCAGGATCCGCGGCTCAAGCCGAGCCTCAGTGTGATCATCCCACTGCTGAATGAGGCCCGTGCTGCCCGGCAGTTCGGCGCGGCGTGGCAAGCGATGGCAGCCAGCGGCGCTGAGGTGCTGCTGGTCGATGGCGGCAGCGAAGACGGCACACTCGTGCTGATTCAGCAGCTCGGCCTCCAGGTCGTTGCGGCAGAGCGGGGCCGGGGCCGGCAGCTGCAGGCGGGAGCCGAGCGCTCCAGCGGCGAGATCCTGCTCTTCCTGCACGCCGATACGCAGCTGCCCGCCGATGGCCTGGAGCTGGTGCGCCGCAGCCTGCAAGGCCCCCGCTGCTGGGGCCGGTTCGATGTGCGCATCGACGGGCAGCAACGGATGCTGGCGGTGGTGGCCTGGGCCATGAACCTGCGCTCCCGCCTCAGTGGCATCGCCACCGGCGATCAGGCCATGTTCATGACCCGCGAGGCTTACCGGCAGAGCGGCGGGTTCAGGCCGCAGCCGCTGATGGAAGACGTGGATCTCTCAGCCCGGCTGAAGGTCCTCGCCCCACCCGTCTGCCTCAAAGCCCGGGTGACGACCTCAGGCCGGCGCTGGGAGCGGAACGGCGTCGTTCGCACGATCCTGCTGATGTGGAGCCTGCGGCTGGCCTATCGGGTTGGGGTGCCGGCCTCGACCCTGGCCCGGCTGTATCGCTGA
- a CDS encoding methyltransferase domain-containing protein gives MTADPSTCSSGAAELTSVVRQYYGSTLTSSDDLRTTACCDATAVPPELRPLLARLHPEVLSRYYGCGLVAPPLLEGARVLDLGCGSGRDAYLLAQLVGPSGEVVGVDMTPEQLAVANRHREYHAEQFGYANVRFVAGIIEQLDQLHLEPASFDLVISNCVVNLSTDKLEVLQGVRQLLKPGGEFYFADVYADRRIPEALRQDPVLYGECLSGALYWNDFRRLAQQAGFLDPRLVADRPLAITDPDLAAKTGEIRFFSATYRLFRIDGLEDACEDHGQAVIYRGTIPAYPHLLRFDQHHAIETGRVFPVCGNTYRMLAESRLAPHFSFIGDFSHHYGLFPGCGGALPFTSASTGSACC, from the coding sequence ATGACCGCCGATCCCTCCACCTGCTCCAGTGGCGCCGCTGAACTCACCAGCGTGGTGCGGCAGTACTACGGCTCCACCCTCACCAGCAGCGACGACCTGCGCACCACGGCCTGCTGTGATGCCACCGCCGTGCCGCCGGAGCTCAGGCCCCTGCTGGCGCGCCTCCACCCCGAGGTGCTGTCGCGCTACTACGGCTGCGGCCTGGTGGCGCCACCCCTGCTGGAGGGGGCCCGGGTGCTGGACCTGGGCTGCGGCAGCGGCCGGGATGCCTACCTTCTCGCCCAGCTGGTGGGCCCCAGCGGTGAGGTGGTGGGCGTCGACATGACGCCCGAGCAGCTGGCCGTCGCCAACCGGCACCGCGAGTACCACGCCGAGCAGTTCGGCTACGCGAATGTGCGCTTTGTCGCCGGCATCATCGAGCAGCTGGATCAGCTCCATCTGGAGCCCGCCAGTTTCGATCTGGTCATCTCCAACTGTGTGGTGAATCTCTCCACCGACAAGCTGGAGGTGTTGCAGGGGGTGCGGCAGCTGCTCAAGCCTGGCGGGGAGTTCTACTTCGCCGATGTGTATGCAGACCGGCGCATCCCTGAGGCCCTGCGCCAGGATCCGGTGCTCTACGGCGAGTGCCTCAGCGGCGCCCTCTACTGGAACGATTTCCGGCGGCTGGCTCAACAGGCCGGCTTCCTGGATCCACGGCTGGTGGCGGATCGTCCCCTGGCGATCACCGACCCTGACCTGGCCGCCAAGACCGGAGAGATCCGCTTTTTCTCCGCTACCTATCGCCTGTTCCGGATCGATGGCTTGGAGGATGCCTGTGAAGATCACGGCCAGGCGGTGATCTATCGCGGCACGATTCCGGCCTACCCCCATCTGCTGCGCTTCGATCAGCACCACGCCATCGAGACGGGCCGGGTGTTTCCGGTGTGTGGCAACACTTACCGCATGCTTGCCGAGAGTCGCCTGGCGCCCCATTTCAGCTTCATCGGCGACTTCAGCCACCATTACGGCCTGTTTCCCGGCTGCGGCGGAGCCCTGCCCTTCACCTCTGCCTCAACGGGCAGCGCCTGTTGCTGA
- a CDS encoding TIGR04282 family arsenosugar biosynthesis glycosyltransferase, which translates to MAAARRVPPPITAVSETCRTILFAKAPVPGQVKTRLIPALGARGAAALAAAMLERTAASASEAALGPVELCVAPSRQLPLWQELNLPPDLAWSEQGEGDLGARMARAARRALAMGEPVLLIGMDCPALGTRQLRSAAAQLRDHDATLLPSQDGGYVLLGLRRFEISLFEAMPWSTPVVLEQTRRRLTAAGWSWQEQPPLVDIDTPADLASLDPHLLELARRWAPDLIAYQTSPPE; encoded by the coding sequence TTGGCGGCAGCCCGCCGGGTCCCCCCGCCGATCACCGCCGTGAGCGAAACCTGCCGCACGATCCTCTTCGCCAAGGCGCCGGTGCCCGGCCAGGTCAAGACCCGGCTGATCCCCGCCCTCGGAGCCCGGGGGGCGGCGGCCCTGGCTGCCGCGATGCTGGAGCGCACGGCGGCCAGTGCGAGCGAGGCCGCCCTCGGCCCGGTGGAGCTCTGCGTGGCGCCCTCGCGGCAGTTGCCCCTCTGGCAGGAACTGAACCTGCCGCCGGATCTGGCCTGGAGTGAGCAGGGGGAGGGGGATCTGGGGGCGCGAATGGCGCGGGCGGCGCGGCGCGCCCTGGCGATGGGTGAACCGGTGCTGCTGATCGGCATGGATTGCCCCGCTCTGGGCACCCGCCAGTTGCGCAGCGCTGCCGCCCAGCTGCGGGATCACGATGCAACGCTGCTACCCAGCCAGGATGGGGGCTACGTGCTGCTGGGCCTGCGGCGGTTTGAGATCAGCCTGTTCGAGGCCATGCCCTGGAGCACCCCAGTGGTGCTGGAGCAGACGCGGCGGCGTCTAACAGCGGCAGGCTGGTCCTGGCAGGAGCAACCGCCACTGGTCGACATCGACACCCCCGCAGACCTGGCCAGCCTGGATCCGCACCTTCTGGAGCTGGCGCGGCGCTGGGCCCCGGACCTCATTGCCTACCAGACCTCACCGCCGGAATGA
- the arsS gene encoding arsenosugar biosynthesis radical SAM (seleno)protein ArsS (Some members of this family are selenoproteins.) produces MEDAALTPTITFPAIRRGALTTLQVNLGYRCNQACSHCHVNAGPSRTEMMDDASLALIPQVLLARRIHTLDLTGGAPELHPRFRELVVAARQLGVTVIDRCNLTILSEPGQEDLAVFLAEQGVTVVASLPCYSASNVDRQRGDGVFVRSIAGLRQLNALGYGRPGSGLELHLVYNPQGPVLPPPQASLEADYKRVLAADFGIVFNQLFALANMPIERYAAVLQSSGELEAYQQRLRSSHRETNLAQVMCRSLISVDWQGTLYDCDFNQQLRLPLGATSGAEGRRAHLQDLLHWDPASEPIAVANHCFGCTAGSGSSCGGALE; encoded by the coding sequence CTGGAGGACGCAGCACTCACACCCACCATCACCTTCCCGGCCATCCGCCGCGGTGCCCTCACCACCCTGCAGGTCAACCTCGGCTACCGCTGCAATCAGGCCTGCAGCCACTGCCATGTGAATGCCGGTCCCAGCCGCACCGAGATGATGGACGACGCCTCCCTGGCGTTGATCCCCCAGGTGCTGCTGGCCCGCCGGATCCACACCCTCGACCTCACGGGCGGCGCGCCGGAGCTTCACCCCCGCTTCCGCGAGCTGGTGGTGGCCGCCAGGCAGCTGGGGGTGACGGTGATCGACCGCTGCAATCTCACGATCCTGAGTGAACCGGGCCAGGAGGATCTGGCGGTCTTTCTTGCCGAGCAGGGCGTCACCGTGGTGGCGTCGCTGCCCTGCTATTCGGCCAGCAATGTCGACCGGCAGCGTGGCGATGGTGTGTTCGTGCGCAGCATCGCCGGTCTGCGCCAGCTCAACGCCCTCGGCTACGGCCGGCCCGGGTCCGGCCTTGAGCTTCACCTCGTTTACAACCCCCAGGGCCCAGTGCTGCCGCCGCCCCAGGCCAGCCTCGAGGCCGACTACAAACGGGTGCTCGCGGCCGACTTCGGCATCGTGTTCAACCAGCTGTTTGCCCTGGCCAACATGCCGATCGAGCGCTATGCGGCCGTGCTGCAGTCCAGTGGTGAGCTGGAGGCTTATCAGCAGCGGCTTCGCAGCAGCCACCGTGAGACGAATCTGGCCCAGGTGATGTGTCGCTCGCTGATCAGTGTCGATTGGCAGGGAACCCTCTACGACTGTGATTTCAACCAGCAGCTGCGGCTTCCCCTCGGTGCCACCTCGGGGGCCGAGGGTCGCCGCGCTCACCTGCAGGATCTGCTGCACTGGGATCCAGCCTCTGAGCCGATCGCGGTGGCAAACCACTGCTTCGGCTGCACGGCCGGCAGCGGCTCCAGCTGCGGCGGCGCGCTGGAGTGA
- a CDS encoding DUF305 domain-containing protein → MSSTAFAQVDPHEGHRGMDGMPGMATPTREDHAHAGHAHDVGPAGATYDLRFIDGMVQHHTGALRMSEFVFDIGQPGVGALGKTIWRDQANEIRAMGLGRKAWYPQAPVYPVALAAGGDPNSLSGLTRMSQAQIDGMRMMGDGPTRENRVVWFLEGMLDHHGGALIMAHDALAKSTNPTIRRFARAVIVAQRAEIRELRRMLAVEGLRKPEYHNYDALFAL, encoded by the coding sequence ATGTCTTCCACGGCCTTCGCCCAGGTGGATCCCCACGAGGGTCATCGCGGCATGGACGGCATGCCAGGCATGGCGACCCCAACCAGAGAGGACCATGCCCATGCCGGTCATGCCCATGACGTGGGCCCGGCAGGCGCCACCTACGACCTGCGCTTCATCGACGGCATGGTGCAGCACCACACCGGTGCCCTGCGCATGAGCGAATTCGTCTTCGACATCGGCCAACCCGGTGTCGGGGCCCTGGGCAAGACGATCTGGCGGGATCAGGCCAATGAGATCCGCGCCATGGGCCTCGGGCGCAAGGCCTGGTACCCGCAGGCGCCCGTCTATCCGGTGGCGCTGGCAGCCGGCGGCGATCCCAACAGCCTGTCTGGTCTGACTCGCATGAGCCAGGCCCAGATCGACGGCATGCGGATGATGGGCGACGGACCCACCAGGGAGAACCGGGTGGTGTGGTTCCTCGAGGGAATGCTCGACCACCACGGCGGCGCGCTGATCATGGCCCACGACGCCCTGGCCAAGAGCACCAACCCCACGATCCGGCGCTTTGCCCGGGCCGTGATCGTGGCCCAGCGGGCCGAGATTCGGGAGCTGCGCAGGATGCTGGCGGTGGAGGGATTGCGCAAGCCTGAGTACCACAATTATGACGCGCTCTTTGCCCTCTAG
- a CDS encoding cupredoxin domain-containing protein, with product MTHLFAAAAPLWRTIDQPMVLKALVAGVGVVLIAWELWWFLGRHGGGVVAREGEHGLQEITITVDGGYAPSRIRVKAGRPLRLAFHRIDPSSCVAQVIFPDFHKTLDLPLDATTTLELPPTEAGVYPFHCGMNMVRGVLEIVD from the coding sequence ATGACCCATCTCTTTGCCGCCGCAGCGCCCCTCTGGCGCACCATCGATCAGCCCATGGTGCTGAAGGCCCTGGTCGCCGGCGTTGGTGTGGTGCTGATCGCCTGGGAACTGTGGTGGTTCCTGGGACGCCATGGCGGTGGGGTGGTGGCCCGCGAAGGGGAGCACGGCCTGCAGGAGATCACCATCACCGTGGATGGCGGCTATGCGCCCTCAAGAATCAGAGTGAAGGCCGGCCGGCCGCTGCGGCTGGCTTTTCACAGGATCGATCCGAGCAGCTGTGTGGCCCAGGTGATCTTCCCCGATTTCCACAAAACCCTTGATCTGCCCCTTGATGCCACCACAACCCTGGAATTGCCTCCCACGGAGGCTGGCGTCTATCCCTTCCACTGCGGCATGAACATGGTGCGCGGTGTATTGGAGATTGTGGACTAG
- a CDS encoding copper-translocating P-type ATPase, with the protein MTTPTMGQACCHGATETPSTTDIERELAQELTALRRKLSVAALLTALVMLSSLPHMLGRHSLPFLPAWFTSPWSQLVLTTPVLFWCGREFFSGAWSAFRQHSADMNTLVATGTGIAYLSSILTTVAPDLLRKQGLPADVYYETAAVILSLILLGRLLEARARGQTSEAIRHLLQLQPPSARVIRDGVPVEIPVSLVVVGDHVQVRPGEKVPVDGVVEEGSSWVEESMLTGEPTPVAKAPGDEVIGASMNRSGSFTFRASRVGGDTVLAQIVELVRQAQSSRTRVQRLADQVVGWFVPVVIAIAIAAFVAWFLVSGNPVLAMVFLVSVLVIACPCALGLATPTSIMVASGKGAENGLIFRSAEALETAGTVRTIVLDKTGTLTRGQPEVTDYERLNGGALPADALLALTAALESRSEHPLAEAIVTYARSQLKDGSMPAVEGFEAVAGRGVQGVVAGQQVRVGTPRWFEELGIDTAALKPLVDRLEAAACSVATVMVDGRIEACFGVADPLKSSSEAAVAALRRLGLQVVMLSGDARRTAEVVAAQVGIERVIAEVRPADKSSVIRKLQEQGEGPVAMVGDGINDAPALAQADVGIAMGTGTDVAIAASDITLISGNLAGVPAAIELSRAAMANIRQNLFFAFAYNVAGIPIAAGLLFPFTGWLLSPVIAGAAMAFSSVSVVSNALRLRNFRPKPLPVAAS; encoded by the coding sequence ATGACCACCCCAACGATGGGTCAGGCCTGTTGCCACGGCGCAACCGAAACCCCGTCGACCACGGACATCGAGCGGGAGCTGGCCCAGGAGCTCACCGCGTTACGCCGCAAGCTGAGCGTGGCGGCGCTGCTCACGGCCCTGGTCATGCTTTCCAGCCTGCCCCACATGCTGGGCCGGCATTCCTTGCCGTTTCTGCCGGCCTGGTTCACCAGCCCCTGGAGCCAGCTGGTGCTCACCACCCCGGTGTTGTTCTGGTGTGGCCGGGAATTTTTCAGCGGGGCCTGGTCGGCGTTCCGGCAGCACTCCGCTGACATGAACACCCTGGTGGCGACCGGTACCGGCATTGCCTACCTCAGCTCGATTCTCACCACCGTTGCCCCCGATCTGCTGAGAAAGCAGGGATTACCGGCCGATGTGTATTACGAAACTGCGGCGGTGATCCTCAGCCTGATTCTGCTGGGCCGTCTCCTGGAGGCTCGGGCCCGCGGTCAGACCTCCGAGGCGATCCGGCACCTCCTGCAGCTCCAGCCCCCCAGCGCCCGGGTGATCCGGGACGGGGTGCCCGTCGAGATTCCGGTTTCGCTGGTGGTGGTGGGTGACCACGTACAGGTGCGGCCCGGCGAGAAGGTGCCCGTGGATGGGGTGGTGGAGGAGGGCAGCTCCTGGGTGGAGGAATCGATGCTCACGGGTGAACCCACCCCCGTGGCCAAGGCTCCCGGCGATGAGGTGATCGGCGCCTCGATGAACCGCAGCGGCAGTTTCACGTTTCGGGCGAGCCGGGTGGGGGGCGACACGGTGCTGGCTCAGATCGTCGAGCTGGTGCGCCAGGCCCAGAGCTCCCGCACCAGGGTGCAGAGGCTCGCCGATCAGGTGGTGGGCTGGTTCGTGCCGGTGGTGATCGCCATCGCCATCGCGGCTTTCGTGGCCTGGTTCCTGGTGAGCGGCAACCCGGTGCTGGCAATGGTGTTCCTGGTGAGCGTGCTGGTGATTGCCTGCCCCTGCGCCTTGGGCCTGGCTACCCCCACTTCGATCATGGTGGCCTCGGGCAAGGGGGCGGAGAACGGACTGATCTTCCGCAGCGCCGAGGCCCTGGAAACCGCCGGCACTGTGCGCACCATCGTGCTCGACAAGACCGGCACCCTCACCCGCGGCCAGCCGGAAGTGACCGATTACGAGCGGCTGAATGGTGGTGCATTGCCGGCCGATGCCCTGCTGGCCCTCACCGCCGCGCTGGAATCCCGCTCGGAGCATCCCCTGGCTGAAGCGATCGTCACCTATGCCCGCAGCCAATTGAAGGACGGCTCAATGCCTGCGGTGGAGGGCTTCGAGGCCGTGGCCGGCCGCGGCGTGCAGGGGGTGGTCGCCGGCCAGCAGGTGCGGGTCGGCACTCCCCGCTGGTTCGAGGAGCTCGGCATCGACACCGCCGCCCTCAAGCCCCTGGTGGACCGTCTCGAGGCCGCCGCCTGCAGTGTGGCGACCGTGATGGTGGACGGGAGGATCGAGGCCTGCTTCGGCGTGGCCGATCCCCTCAAATCCAGTTCAGAAGCCGCCGTGGCCGCCCTGCGGCGCCTGGGTCTGCAGGTGGTGATGCTCAGCGGCGATGCCCGCCGCACCGCCGAGGTGGTGGCCGCCCAGGTGGGGATCGAGCGGGTGATCGCCGAAGTGCGCCCCGCCGACAAGTCCTCGGTGATTCGCAAGCTGCAGGAGCAGGGGGAGGGCCCCGTGGCGATGGTGGGCGACGGCATCAACGACGCGCCCGCCCTGGCCCAGGCCGACGTGGGCATCGCCATGGGCACCGGCACCGATGTGGCGATCGCCGCCAGCGACATCACCTTGATCTCCGGCAACCTGGCCGGCGTGCCGGCGGCGATCGAGCTCAGCCGCGCCGCCATGGCCAACATCCGCCAGAACCTGTTCTTCGCCTTCGCTTACAACGTGGCCGGCATTCCGATCGCCGCCGGCCTGCTGTTTCCTTTCACCGGCTGGCTGCTGAGTCCGGTGATCGCCGGGGCCGCCATGGCCTTCAGCTCCGTGTCGGTGGTGAGCAATGCCTTGAGGTTGCGGAACTTTCGGCCCAAGCCCCTTCCCGTTGCCGCCAGCTGA
- a CDS encoding heavy metal-responsive transcriptional regulator, whose amino-acid sequence MGVTSPVQGIKIGALAARSGLPVKTLRYYEGLGLLPAVNRSPGGYRLFHEEKSLQRLAFIRRLKALGLTLEEIQACLAPHDAGLLPCHDIQRQLNRQIERIDERIDELGLLREEIQILLGSWQTAPRQDDAVICPNLQV is encoded by the coding sequence ATGGGCGTCACGTCTCCGGTGCAAGGCATCAAGATCGGTGCGTTGGCGGCCCGCAGTGGCCTACCGGTAAAGACGCTGCGCTACTACGAAGGCCTCGGTCTTCTCCCGGCCGTGAACCGAAGCCCGGGGGGATACCGGTTGTTCCATGAGGAGAAGAGCCTGCAACGGCTGGCCTTCATCCGCCGGCTCAAGGCCCTGGGTCTGACCCTCGAAGAGATTCAGGCCTGCCTGGCACCCCACGATGCCGGGCTGCTGCCTTGCCACGACATCCAGCGGCAACTCAACCGCCAGATCGAACGCATTGACGAACGCATCGATGAACTGGGCCTGCTTCGCGAGGAGATTCAGATCCTGCTGGGCAGCTGGCAGACCGCGCCCCGCCAGGATGATGCAGTGATCTGTCCCAATCTGCAGGTCTGA
- a CDS encoding DUF305 domain-containing protein, with protein MPDHDEDIERVGRPGMGLPSDQPFIVMMIPHHDGAIAMADLALSRARRPEIKALAKRIQASQTKENAQMRAWYQQWFGQSMPTWGPGAGWGGQGRMGGMGMAMGGGPMGSSTNLIALSQAPDFDRAFIEQMIPHHQMGVMMASMAQINAQHPELRKLQHAMVRVQSEEIEQMEQWYRKWYEAQGAQR; from the coding sequence ATGCCTGACCATGATGAAGACATCGAGAGGGTCGGCCGCCCGGGGATGGGCCTGCCCTCAGACCAGCCGTTCATCGTGATGATGATCCCCCACCACGACGGAGCGATCGCCATGGCCGATCTTGCGCTCAGCCGTGCCCGGCGGCCCGAGATCAAGGCCCTGGCGAAGCGGATCCAGGCCAGTCAGACGAAAGAAAACGCCCAGATGAGGGCCTGGTACCAGCAGTGGTTTGGCCAAAGCATGCCCACCTGGGGACCAGGGGCGGGCTGGGGCGGGCAGGGCCGGATGGGAGGGATGGGAATGGCAATGGGGGGTGGGCCCATGGGGTCGAGCACAAACCTGATCGCCCTGAGCCAGGCTCCCGACTTCGATCGAGCCTTCATCGAACAGATGATTCCCCACCATCAGATGGGCGTGATGATGGCCTCCATGGCCCAGATCAACGCCCAACACCCTGAGCTGCGCAAGCTGCAGCACGCCATGGTGCGGGTACAGAGCGAGGAGATTGAACAGATGGAGCAGTGGTACCGAAAGTGGTACGAAGCTCAGGGGGCACAACGCTGA
- a CDS encoding NADPH-dependent FMN reductase yields the protein MAADVLVISVSAGENFRLAERFAAAARGHDLSAEVLSLTGLSLPLFNPLTLAESGIPAGVAELNARLDASPRWVICTPEYNGSIPPLFTSAVAWLSVQGDDFRRLFNHRPIAIATHSGGGGYTVLTALRLQLAHLGANLVGRQLVSNRFNPAKDDSIDDLVVRLQRLAAINH from the coding sequence ATGGCCGCCGATGTCCTCGTGATCTCCGTCAGTGCCGGCGAGAATTTCCGCCTCGCTGAGCGCTTTGCGGCAGCGGCACGCGGGCACGATTTGTCCGCGGAGGTGCTCAGCCTGACGGGCCTCTCACTGCCTCTGTTCAATCCTCTGACCCTGGCGGAGAGCGGCATCCCCGCTGGGGTTGCCGAGCTCAATGCACGGCTGGATGCGTCTCCCCGCTGGGTGATCTGCACACCGGAGTACAACGGCTCGATTCCGCCGCTGTTCACCAGTGCCGTCGCCTGGCTCTCAGTGCAGGGGGATGATTTCCGCAGGTTGTTCAACCATCGGCCAATCGCGATTGCCACCCACTCTGGCGGTGGTGGCTACACGGTGCTCACCGCGCTTCGGCTGCAGTTGGCCCATCTCGGTGCCAATCTGGTCGGCCGGCAGCTGGTGAGCAATCGCTTCAACCCGGCCAAGGACGACTCGATCGATGATCTGGTGGTACGTCTGCAGAGACTGGCAGCGATCAATCACTGA
- a CDS encoding HupE/UreJ family protein, whose translation MPACLAMLLLDQPAQADGIAQGSIAACFLHPPTGADHLLLLIGVGAAAAPADGSAALWWLGAFGASLLVNGGGFLLLALCGGVIALEPIGLLVR comes from the coding sequence ATGCCTGCCTGCCTGGCGATGCTGCTGCTGGATCAACCGGCCCAGGCCGACGGCATCGCCCAGGGCAGCATCGCCGCCTGCTTCCTGCATCCGCCCACCGGTGCCGATCACCTGTTGCTGCTGATCGGTGTGGGGGCGGCCGCGGCTCCGGCGGACGGCTCCGCCGCGCTCTGGTGGCTGGGCGCCTTCGGCGCCTCGCTGCTGGTGAATGGCGGTGGCTTCCTGCTGCTTGCCCTCTGTGGGGGCGTGATCGCCCTGGAGCCGATCGGGCTGCTGGTGCGCTGA
- a CDS encoding ABC transporter permease, producing MRKSEHSRWIELLLALPLTNPEIVLATALLSLFVGIDLPRGPLTLLLSHSLFCLSYAALILKARLAGFDPTLELAAQDLGHHRWRPSAGSPCSASPCHSTTMS from the coding sequence TTGAGAAAGAGTGAGCACAGTCGTTGGATTGAGCTGCTGCTGGCCCTGCCGCTCACCAACCCGGAGATCGTGCTGGCCACAGCGCTGCTGAGCCTGTTCGTGGGCATCGATCTACCGCGTGGACCCCTCACCCTGCTGCTGTCCCACAGCCTGTTCTGCCTCAGCTACGCAGCGCTGATCCTCAAGGCCCGGCTGGCAGGATTCGATCCAACCCTGGAACTGGCAGCCCAGGATCTGGGGCACCACCGCTGGAGGCCTTCCGCCGGGTCACCCTGCTCTGCTTCTCCCTGTCATTCGACGACTATGTCGTGA
- a CDS encoding cupin domain-containing protein, with product MSVRAATRHQTRLKTRRCWLALLLIGGGLLLASPRTLADGEPAEVKVQTLVRSGQAWNGTQLPAYPSGEPEVTVLHITIPPGVRLPMHIHPVINAGMLIRGQLLVISEAGAKVQLKAGDGLIEMVNQPHYGTNNGKEAAEIVVVYAGVKGKPITVLEPAAKASPKPRLTAP from the coding sequence ATGTCCGTCCGTGCAGCAACAAGGCACCAGACGAGGCTCAAGACTCGGCGGTGCTGGCTGGCCCTGCTGCTGATCGGTGGCGGGCTGCTGCTGGCAAGCCCAAGGACACTGGCGGATGGGGAACCCGCCGAGGTCAAGGTCCAGACGCTGGTCCGCTCAGGCCAGGCCTGGAACGGCACACAGCTGCCCGCCTATCCCAGCGGCGAGCCGGAAGTCACCGTGCTGCACATCACGATTCCGCCGGGGGTGAGGCTGCCCATGCACATCCACCCAGTGATCAACGCCGGCATGCTGATTCGCGGCCAGCTACTGGTGATCAGCGAGGCGGGAGCCAAAGTGCAGCTGAAGGCGGGGGATGGGCTGATCGAGATGGTGAATCAACCCCACTACGGCACGAACAACGGCAAGGAAGCTGCCGAGATCGTGGTGGTTTACGCGGGGGTGAAGGGAAAGCCGATCACCGTGCTTGAACCCGCTGCCAAAGCAAGTCCAAAGCCGCGTCTGACAGCACCTTGA
- a CDS encoding Hsp20/alpha crystallin family protein, whose product MSRFAERGREDRIDPVGFFDRGIDQFRRHWHHEGDEAPPIILRHQIMLSLRTSSPYGLIDRLEQQLNQQLNQLPQNTEYVPAAEVHQTETAYTVVLELPGVDKSAIDVKATDRSLVISAKRRSGRESLAAEGVSEGQSLPETKPDSAPLLSEFRYGTWSRSFRFPVAIERDQLEATYRDGLLTVTAPKANKVSTVTVKVAG is encoded by the coding sequence GTGAGCCGGTTCGCCGAACGGGGTCGTGAGGACCGAATCGATCCGGTGGGTTTCTTCGACAGAGGGATCGATCAATTCCGACGACATTGGCATCACGAGGGCGATGAAGCCCCGCCAATCATCCTTCGCCACCAGATCATGCTGAGCCTGCGCACCTCCTCTCCCTACGGTCTGATCGATCGTCTTGAGCAGCAACTGAACCAACAGCTGAACCAGCTGCCGCAGAACACTGAGTACGTGCCGGCAGCCGAGGTTCATCAGACTGAAACGGCTTACACCGTTGTGCTCGAACTGCCAGGGGTCGACAAGTCCGCCATTGATGTCAAGGCCACCGATCGAAGCCTGGTGATCAGTGCCAAGCGTCGATCCGGCCGAGAGTCTCTGGCCGCTGAAGGCGTATCAGAGGGTCAATCTTTGCCCGAAACCAAGCCTGACTCTGCCCCACTTCTGAGCGAATTCCGCTATGGCACCTGGAGTCGTAGCTTCCGTTTCCCTGTCGCCATTGAGCGCGATCAGCTGGAAGCCACTTATCGCGATGGTCTGCTCACCGTGACTGCCCCCAAGGCTAACAAAGTCAGCACCGTCACGGTGAAGGTGGCTGGCTAA